A stretch of Panthera tigris isolate Pti1 chromosome E2, P.tigris_Pti1_mat1.1, whole genome shotgun sequence DNA encodes these proteins:
- the MAF gene encoding transcription factor Maf — MASELAMSNSDLPTSPLAMEYVNDFDLMKFEVKKEPVETDRIISQCGRLIAGGSLSSTPMSTPCSSVPPSPSFSAPSPGSGSEQKAHLEDYYWMTGYPQQLNPEALGFSPEDAVEALISNSHQLQGGFDGYARGAQQLASAAGAGGAGASLGGSGEEMGPAAAVVSAVIAAAAAQSGAGPHYHHHHHHHAAGHGHHHHPTAGAPGAAGSASASAGGAGGAGGGGPASAGGGGGGGGGGGGGGGGGGGGAAGAGGALHPHHAAGGLHFDDRFSDEQLVTMSVRELNRQLRGVSKEEVIRLKQKRRTLKNRGYAQSCRFKRVQQRHVLESEKNQLLQQVDHLKQEISRLVRERDAYKEKYEKLVSSGFRENGSSSDNPSSPEFFM; from the coding sequence ATGGCATCAGAACTGGCAATGAGCAACTCCGACCTGCCCACCAGTCCCCTGGCCATGGAATATGTTAATGACTTCGATCTGATGAAGTTTGAAGTGAAAAAGGAACCGGTGGAGACCGACCGCATCATCAGCCAGTGCGGCCGTCTCATCGCCGGGGGCTCGCTGTCCTCCACCCCCATGAGCACGCCGTGCAGCTCggtgcccccttcccccagcttctCGGCGCCCAGCCCGGGCTCGGGCAGCGAGCAGAAGGCGCACCTGGAAGACTACTACTGGATGACCGGCTACCCGCAGCAGCTGAACCCCGAGGCGCTGGGCTTCAGCCCCGAGGACGCGGTCGAGGCGCTCATCAGCAACAGCCACCAGCTCCAGGGCGGCTTCGATGGCTACGCGCGCGGGGCGCAGCAGCTGGCCTCGGCGGCCGGGGCCGGCGGCGCCGGCGCCTCCCTGGGCGGCAGCGGCGAGGAGAtgggccccgccgccgccgtGGTGTCCGCCGTGATCGCCGCGGCCGCCGCGCAGAGCGGCGCGGGCCCgcattaccaccaccaccaccaccaccacgccGCCGGCCacggccaccaccaccacccgaCGGCCGGCGCGCCCGGCGCCGCGGGCAGCGCGTCCGCCTCGGCCGGTggcgcgggcggcgcgggcggcggtgGCCCGGCCAGCGCcgggggcggcggcggaggcggcggcggaggcggcggcggcggcggcggcggcggcgggggcgcggcgggggcggggggcgccctGCACCCGCACCACGCCGCGGGCGGCCTGCACTTCGACGACCGCTTCTCCGACGAGCAGCTGGTGACCATGTCGGTGCGCGAGCTGAACCGGCAGCTGCGCGGGGTCAGCAAGGAGGAGGTGATCCGGCTGAAGCAGAAGAGGCGGACCCTGAAAAACCGCGGCTATGCCCAGTCCTGCCGCTTCAAGAGGGTGCAGCAGAGACACGTCCTGGAGTCCGAGAAGAATCAGCTGCTGCAGCAGGTCGACCACCTCAAGCAGGAGATCTCCAGGCTGGTGCGCGAGAGGGACGCGTACAAGGAGAAATACGAGAAGTTGGTGAGCAGCGGCTTCCGAGAAAACGGCTCGAGCAGCGACAACCCGTCCTCTCCCGAGTTTTTCATGTGA